The following coding sequences are from one Gossypium hirsutum isolate 1008001.06 chromosome A12, Gossypium_hirsutum_v2.1, whole genome shotgun sequence window:
- the LOC107933312 gene encoding uncharacterized protein — protein MVDVDRRMSGLNPGHIAGLRRLSARASAPSTPASLPVRNGLQAFSSLADKVITHLRNSGFQVQPALSDAEFARAEAEFGFVFPPDLRAILSAGLPVGPGFPDWRSAGARLHLRASLDLPIAAISFQIARNTLWSKYWGPRPSEPEKALRVARNALKRAPLLIPIFNHCYIPCNPSLAGNPIFFIDETRVFCCGFDISDFFERESLFRSSVSNPELLKKQRSVSENSAGSSTNFSRRSMDAGLVSGTRTPRWVEFWSDAAVDRRRRKSSSSSSNSSPDRFFEVRKTQVPKWVDEYMEQIGSVLREGGWGESDITEIAHVSASGFFEGEMVLLDNQAVLDALLLKADRFSDTLRKAGWSSEEVSDALGFDFRPEKEKKPAKKLSPALVEKIGKLAESVTGS, from the coding sequence ATGGTCGACGTGGACCGGAGGATGTCCGGTCTGAATCCGGGCCATATAGCAGGTCTACGCCGTCTCTCTGCTCGCGCTTCCGCTCCTTCAACTCCGGCATCCCTTCCTGTACGCAACGGTCTTCAggctttctcttctttagctgaCAAAGTTATAACCCATTTAAGGAATTCGGGTTTTCAAGTCCAGCCGGCTTTATCGGACGCCGAGTTCGCCCGAGCGGAAGCCGAGTTTGGTTTCGTTTTCCCACCTGACCTCCGAGCCATATTATCAGCCGGTTTACCTGTGGGTCCAGGTTTTCCCGATTGGCGGTCTGCTGGAGCAAGACTCCATCTCCGGGCCTCGCTTGATCTTCCCATTGCTGCAATTTCCTTTCAGATAGCGCGTAACACTTTGTGGTCCAAATATTGGGGCCCCAGACCGTCTGAACCGGAAAAAGCATTACGAGTCGCAAGGAATGCGCTAAAGAGAGCTCCCCTTTTGATACCCATTTTCAACCACTGCTATATTCCCTGTAACCCGTCTTTAGCGGGTAACCCGATTTTCTTCATCGATGAGACCCGTGTTTTTTGTTGCGGATTTGATATATCCGATTTTTTCGAGAGAGAATCTCTGTTTAGGAGCTCCGTATCCAATCCGGAGTTGTTGAAAAAACAGAGATCGGTTAGTGAAAACTCAGCCGGCTCCTCCACCAATTTCTCCAGGCGGAGTATGGATGCCGGTTTGGTAAGCGGGACAAGAACACCTAGATGGGTGGAGTTCTGGAGTGACGCGGCAGTTGATCGGCGCCGGCGAAAGTCGTCGTCATCATCGTCGAATTCGTCGCCGGATAGATTCTTTGAGGTGCGGAAGACCCAAGTTCCAAAATGGGTCGACGAATACATGGAGCAAATCGGATCAGTTCTACGAGAAGGCGGGTGGGGGGAGTCCGACATAACGGAGATCGCACACGTGTCAGCATCTGGGTTCTTCGAAGGAGAGATGGTTTTATTGGATAATCAAGCGGTTCTGGATGCGCTTCTTTTAAAAGCGGATCGGTTCTCAGATACACTTCGAAAAGCGGGGTGGAGCTCCGAAGAAGTTTCGGATGCGTTAGGGTTCGATTTTCGACCGGAGAAGGAAAAGAAACCTGCCAAGAAATTATCCCCGGCGCTGGTTGAAAAAATCGGGAAACTTGCTGAATCGGTTACGGGTTCATGA